A stretch of Eubalaena glacialis isolate mEubGla1 chromosome 10, mEubGla1.1.hap2.+ XY, whole genome shotgun sequence DNA encodes these proteins:
- the LOC133099298 gene encoding cytochrome c oxidase assembly factor 4 homolog, mitochondrial: MSAQGHTWSRQVKKEDEEEDPLDQMISRSGCAASHYAVQECMAQHQDWRQCQPQVQAFRDCMSEQQARRREELQRRKEQSSAHH, from the coding sequence GTCAGCTCAAGGCCATACCTGGTCCCGACAGGTGAAGAAAGAAGACGAAGAAGAGGACCCACTGGACCAGATGATCTCCCGCTCTGGctgtgctgcttcccactatgCAGTACAGGAGTGCATGGCCCAGCACCAGGACTGGCGACAGTGCCAGCCACAGGTGCAGGCCTTTAGGGACTGCATGAGTGAACAGCAGGCAAGGCGACGGGAGGAGCTGCAGAGGAGGAAAGAGCAAAGCAGTGCCCACCACTGA